From a single Agrobacterium tumefaciens genomic region:
- a CDS encoding DUF1636 family protein: protein MDISATSPCAGGNTQANTASGVVVFVCRSCRDEADPNAEPRAGSRLADAVIAKAEESGVVVRSVNCLANCKRGLSAVLRGADGWSYVFGGLKPDDAEDLLTGAHMLAASADGLMPWRGRPEPLKRGMVARIPPFDFTEERS from the coding sequence TTGGATATTTCAGCGACATCTCCATGTGCAGGCGGAAACACGCAGGCTAACACGGCGTCTGGTGTTGTCGTCTTCGTTTGTCGAAGCTGTCGCGATGAAGCCGATCCCAATGCCGAACCGCGCGCCGGTTCGCGTCTCGCTGATGCCGTTATCGCAAAGGCGGAAGAATCCGGCGTCGTCGTTCGTTCCGTCAATTGCCTTGCCAATTGTAAGCGCGGCCTCAGCGCCGTGCTTCGCGGTGCCGACGGCTGGTCCTATGTGTTTGGCGGGCTGAAGCCCGATGACGCGGAAGACCTGCTGACAGGCGCGCATATGCTGGCCGCCTCCGCAGACGGCCTGATGCCCTGGCGCGGCCGCCCCGAACCATTGAAGCGCGGCATGG
- the cobO gene encoding cob(I)yrinic acid a,c-diamide adenosyltransferase produces the protein MTRDISDNEAERHRQKMVNRKTAQDAEVAAKTIEKGLLMINTGPGKGKSTAAFGLALRMLGTGRRVGVVQFIKGAWSTGEQQALTLFGDSVVWRTMGEGFTWDTQDLKRDVAAATKAWEEAKALMADETIGLLILDELNIALRYDYLPLEEIVETLSSRRPDLHVVVTGRNAKQPLIEAADMVTEMTLVKHHFKAGVKAQAGIEF, from the coding sequence ATGACACGCGACATCAGCGACAACGAAGCCGAACGTCACCGGCAGAAAATGGTCAACCGCAAGACGGCTCAGGATGCCGAAGTTGCGGCAAAGACCATCGAAAAAGGTCTGCTGATGATCAATACTGGCCCGGGCAAAGGCAAGTCCACGGCCGCCTTCGGTCTTGCCCTGCGGATGCTCGGCACCGGGCGGCGGGTCGGCGTAGTGCAGTTCATCAAGGGCGCATGGTCGACGGGCGAACAGCAGGCGTTGACGCTTTTCGGCGACAGTGTTGTCTGGCGCACCATGGGCGAGGGTTTCACGTGGGACACGCAGGATCTGAAACGCGATGTTGCCGCAGCCACAAAAGCCTGGGAAGAAGCCAAGGCCCTGATGGCCGATGAAACGATCGGCCTCCTGATCCTTGATGAACTGAACATTGCGCTGCGTTACGACTATCTGCCGCTGGAAGAGATTGTTGAAACCCTGTCCAGCCGCAGACCTGATCTGCATGTCGTCGTCACCGGCCGCAACGCCAAGCAACCGCTGATCGAGGCGGCCGACATGGTAACGGAAATGACGCTGGTGAAACACCACTTCAAGGCGGGTGTGAAGGCGCAGGCGGGGATAGAATTCTGA
- a CDS encoding cobyric acid synthase, giving the protein MTARVLMFQGTGSDVGKSLMVAGLARAFTRRGLSVMPFKPQNMSNNAAVTADGGEIGRAQALQARAAGVPLSVHMNPVLLKPQSETGAQVVVQGKIVGNAKAADYQHMKAGLMPRVLESFDRLKQQADLVLVEGAGSASEINLRANDIANMGFARAAGAPVILIGDIDRGGVIASLVGTKAVLELDDAAMIEGFIVNRFRGDPALFSDGMRMIAEKTGWASIGLLPHFSDAAKLPAEDALGVSGPAQRKPGAKIRIAVPILPHISNFDDLDPLDMEPDVELIRIRPGETIPADCRLVLLCGSKSTIADLAVLKNAGLDIDIKAHARRGGYVFGLCGGYQMLGKTVADPDGIEGPPATVTGLGLLDVDTVLTGDKRLVSVRGRSFDGIDLSGYEMHVGETKSAADSLPFSMIGGYADGTISPDGRAFGTYIHGLFADDRQRSAWLQRLGGEHTQLNYDAQIEAVLDRLAAHMEEHLDLDRLLSIAR; this is encoded by the coding sequence ATGACTGCGCGGGTGCTGATGTTTCAGGGAACCGGCTCGGATGTCGGCAAATCGCTGATGGTGGCCGGCCTTGCCCGTGCATTCACCCGGCGCGGCCTGTCGGTAATGCCGTTCAAACCGCAGAACATGTCGAACAATGCGGCGGTGACCGCCGATGGCGGCGAGATCGGCCGCGCCCAGGCGCTGCAGGCGCGGGCGGCGGGCGTGCCGCTATCCGTCCACATGAACCCGGTATTGCTTAAACCCCAAAGCGAAACCGGTGCACAGGTGGTGGTGCAGGGCAAGATCGTCGGCAATGCCAAGGCCGCCGATTATCAGCACATGAAGGCGGGACTGATGCCGCGCGTGCTGGAAAGCTTCGATCGCCTGAAACAGCAGGCCGATCTGGTACTGGTGGAAGGGGCGGGCAGCGCGTCTGAAATCAACCTGCGCGCCAATGACATCGCCAATATGGGTTTCGCCCGCGCGGCCGGTGCACCGGTGATCCTGATCGGCGATATCGACCGGGGCGGCGTCATCGCCAGCCTCGTCGGCACCAAGGCAGTGCTTGAGCTGGACGATGCGGCAATGATCGAAGGTTTCATCGTCAACCGCTTCCGCGGCGATCCGGCGCTGTTTTCCGATGGCATGCGGATGATCGCGGAAAAGACCGGCTGGGCCTCCATCGGGCTTCTGCCGCATTTTTCCGATGCCGCGAAACTGCCGGCAGAAGATGCTCTCGGTGTTTCCGGCCCGGCCCAACGGAAACCGGGCGCAAAGATCCGCATCGCGGTGCCAATCCTGCCGCATATCTCCAATTTCGACGATCTTGATCCGCTGGACATGGAGCCGGATGTGGAACTGATCCGCATACGGCCGGGCGAAACCATTCCTGCCGATTGCCGGCTGGTGCTGCTTTGCGGTTCGAAATCCACCATCGCCGATTTGGCCGTGCTTAAAAACGCTGGCCTCGATATCGACATCAAGGCCCATGCCCGGCGTGGTGGCTATGTTTTCGGCCTTTGCGGCGGATACCAGATGCTCGGCAAAACCGTTGCCGATCCTGACGGCATAGAAGGGCCACCGGCAACGGTAACAGGGCTTGGCCTGCTGGATGTCGATACGGTTTTGACCGGCGATAAGCGGCTTGTTTCCGTACGTGGCAGGAGTTTCGACGGGATTGATTTATCCGGCTATGAAATGCATGTCGGCGAAACGAAGAGTGCTGCGGATAGCCTGCCGTTTTCGATGATCGGGGGATATGCCGATGGCACCATCTCGCCCGACGGCCGCGCCTTCGGCACCTACATTCACGGGCTTTTCGCGGATGACCGCCAGCGTAGCGCATGGCTGCAGCGGCTCGGCGGTGAGCATACGCAGCTGAACTACGATGCGCAGATTGAAGCCGTTCTTGACCGTTTGGCTGCGCATATGGAAGAACACCTCGATCTCGACAGACTGCTGTCTATAGCGCGATAA
- the cbiB gene encoding adenosylcobinamide-phosphate synthase CbiB, which translates to MFFALAFLSLVIERLTGYPDWLFKRIGHPVTWIGSLIALLDKKWNRESASFSQRRAAGVAALVVFAGLTVILAWSVQSVLLLLPIGLLAAAILGASLPAQKSLEQHVEAVAVALEREGVEGGRKAVSMIVGRDPQALDEAAICRAAIESLAENFSDGIVAPALWLGLLGLPGGAAYKAINTADSMIGHRSPRHEAFGWASARLDDLVNLPASRLSGGLFVIAAFFVKGASPLGALAAIRRDAHHHRSPNAGWPEAALAGALGFALAGPRSYGGQMIDARFMGEGGRAALVAGDIRAALRLARIADVLLIGLFGLLAILIAL; encoded by the coding sequence ATGTTCTTTGCTCTCGCTTTCCTGTCGCTCGTGATCGAACGCTTGACCGGCTATCCGGACTGGTTGTTCAAACGTATCGGCCACCCCGTCACCTGGATCGGTTCGCTTATCGCGCTGCTGGACAAAAAATGGAACCGGGAGAGCGCTTCATTTTCGCAGCGTAGGGCGGCAGGCGTGGCTGCGCTGGTTGTTTTTGCCGGTCTCACCGTCATTCTTGCATGGTCCGTACAATCGGTTCTGCTTCTCTTGCCCATCGGCCTTTTGGCTGCGGCTATCCTCGGCGCCTCGCTTCCGGCGCAAAAAAGTCTGGAACAGCATGTGGAGGCCGTTGCCGTTGCATTGGAGCGCGAGGGTGTGGAGGGTGGCCGCAAGGCGGTGTCGATGATCGTCGGTCGCGATCCGCAGGCGTTGGACGAGGCGGCGATATGCCGGGCGGCAATTGAGAGTCTGGCCGAGAATTTTTCTGACGGTATTGTTGCCCCTGCCCTTTGGCTCGGCCTGTTGGGCCTGCCGGGCGGTGCAGCTTACAAGGCGATCAATACGGCCGACAGCATGATCGGCCACCGCTCTCCACGCCATGAGGCCTTTGGCTGGGCCTCGGCCCGGCTGGACGACTTGGTCAATCTGCCGGCCTCAAGATTGAGCGGCGGTCTTTTCGTCATCGCCGCGTTTTTCGTGAAAGGTGCTTCTCCGCTAGGGGCCCTCGCCGCAATCCGTCGCGATGCGCACCACCATCGATCCCCCAATGCCGGCTGGCCGGAGGCGGCGCTGGCTGGTGCGCTTGGCTTTGCGCTAGCCGGCCCGCGCTCCTATGGTGGGCAGATGATCGATGCGCGTTTTATGGGCGAAGGCGGGAGGGCGGCGCTGGTTGCCGGCGATATTCGCGCGGCGCTCCGGCTGGCAAGGATCGCAGATGTCCTGTTGATCGGCCTGTTTGGGCTTCTCGCAATCCTTATCGCGCTATAG
- the cobD gene encoding threonine-phosphate decarboxylase CobD, translating into MGETVPEKPQAAIRHGGNLGKARLTFPDAPEPWIDLSTGINPHSYPHSPIPASAFARLPEPDAAEALKQLAATHFGAPSAAHITLSPGTQMLMPLLAQIALSRGAKNGAVLSPAYAEHARTARMAGLNVTEVDNLGDLSASAYAVVVNPNNPDGRVTDRDALLSLAHSMRRKNGLLVVDEAFVEAGGTESLADAADHDALVVLRSFGKFYGMAGVRLGFAIAHPDTAAALEARLGPWAVSGPALHIATEALADEEWQSSMRLQLTKEARRMNDLLKKVGLEIKGGTSLFTLVRDKRATALLGHLGQRGILVRIFDERPNDMRFGLPGSEEEWQRLEVALLSFDHPSKV; encoded by the coding sequence ATGGGCGAGACAGTACCAGAAAAGCCGCAGGCTGCGATCCGTCACGGCGGCAATCTCGGCAAGGCGCGCCTGACGTTTCCTGACGCGCCTGAACCGTGGATCGACCTATCCACCGGGATCAATCCGCACTCCTATCCGCATTCTCCCATTCCCGCCAGCGCATTCGCCCGCCTGCCGGAACCGGATGCCGCCGAAGCGTTGAAGCAGCTGGCAGCAACCCATTTTGGCGCACCTTCTGCCGCGCATATCACGCTTTCGCCTGGCACCCAGATGCTGATGCCGTTATTAGCTCAAATCGCTCTTTCCCGTGGGGCAAAAAACGGGGCTGTGCTTTCACCCGCCTATGCGGAACACGCCCGCACCGCGCGCATGGCCGGACTGAACGTGACCGAAGTTGACAACCTTGGCGACCTGTCAGCATCCGCATATGCGGTGGTGGTCAATCCCAACAATCCCGATGGTCGTGTCACGGATCGAGACGCCTTGCTGTCTCTGGCCCATTCGATGCGTCGTAAAAACGGCCTGCTCGTCGTGGATGAAGCCTTTGTCGAAGCGGGAGGTACAGAAAGCCTCGCCGATGCCGCCGATCACGATGCGCTGGTTGTGCTGCGATCCTTCGGCAAATTTTATGGCATGGCGGGCGTGCGGCTCGGTTTCGCGATTGCGCATCCTGATACAGCCGCCGCACTTGAGGCAAGGCTCGGTCCCTGGGCAGTTTCCGGCCCGGCACTGCATATTGCGACCGAAGCTTTGGCAGACGAGGAATGGCAATCATCCATGCGCCTTCAACTCACGAAAGAAGCCCGGCGCATGAATGACCTGCTGAAAAAAGTGGGGCTGGAAATCAAAGGCGGCACGTCCCTGTTCACGCTGGTCCGGGATAAGCGCGCCACAGCACTGTTAGGGCATCTTGGCCAGCGTGGCATTCTGGTCCGCATCTTTGATGAAAGGCCGAACGACATGCGTTTCGGCCTCCCCGGCAGCGAAGAGGAGTGGCAGCGCCTGGAAGTGGCACTGCTCTCTTTCGATCATCCCTCGAAGGTGTAG
- a CDS encoding L-fuconate dehydratase: MTKITDLRVFDLRFPTSQSLDGSDAMNPDPDYSAAYVILDTDEPGLKGHGLTFTIGRGNDICCMAIEAMRHLVVGTDLITVTENPGKYWRHLTSDSQLRWIGPDKGAMHLATGAVVNAVWDLLAKKAGKPVWQLVADMSPEEIADIVDYRYLTDVLTRDDALAILRQAESGKKERIETLKNEGYACYTTSAGWLGYDDAKLRRLCQEAIDAGFNHVKMKVGRDLEDDIRRLTIAREVIGPDRYLMIDANQVWEVDQAIEWVNKLAFSKPFFIEEPTSPDDVAGHRKIRAAIGSVKVATGEMCQNRIMFKQFIAEGAIDVVQIDSCRMGGLNEVLAVLLIAAKYNLPVWPHAGGVGLCEYVQHLSMIDYLVVSGTKEGRVIEYVDHLHEHFIEPCDIRNAAYMPPKLPGFSIEMKPESIETYTFEG, encoded by the coding sequence ATGACCAAAATTACAGATCTGCGTGTTTTCGACCTGCGTTTCCCGACCTCCCAGAGCCTTGACGGTTCGGATGCGATGAACCCCGACCCGGATTATTCCGCGGCTTACGTCATTCTCGACACCGACGAGCCGGGCCTGAAGGGCCATGGGCTGACCTTCACCATCGGTCGCGGCAATGACATCTGCTGCATGGCAATCGAAGCGATGCGGCATCTGGTGGTCGGCACCGACCTCATCACCGTCACCGAGAACCCCGGTAAATATTGGCGGCATCTGACGAGCGACAGCCAACTCCGCTGGATCGGCCCGGACAAGGGTGCGATGCATCTCGCCACCGGCGCCGTCGTCAATGCTGTCTGGGATCTGCTGGCGAAGAAGGCGGGCAAGCCGGTGTGGCAGCTTGTTGCCGATATGAGTCCGGAAGAAATCGCCGACATCGTTGATTATCGTTATCTGACCGATGTGCTGACCCGCGACGATGCGCTTGCGATCCTGAGACAAGCCGAGAGCGGCAAGAAGGAGCGTATAGAGACGCTGAAGAACGAGGGTTATGCCTGCTACACGACGTCAGCCGGCTGGCTAGGTTATGACGACGCCAAGCTGCGCCGTCTTTGCCAGGAAGCGATTGATGCCGGATTCAACCATGTGAAGATGAAGGTCGGCCGTGATCTGGAAGACGATATTCGCCGTCTCACCATCGCCCGCGAGGTGATTGGTCCTGACCGTTACCTGATGATCGATGCCAATCAGGTGTGGGAAGTGGATCAGGCAATCGAGTGGGTGAATAAGCTCGCCTTTTCCAAGCCCTTCTTCATCGAAGAACCGACCAGCCCGGATGATGTCGCCGGCCATCGTAAAATTCGTGCCGCCATCGGTTCCGTGAAGGTGGCGACGGGCGAAATGTGCCAGAACCGCATCATGTTCAAGCAGTTCATCGCTGAAGGCGCCATCGACGTGGTGCAGATCGACAGCTGCCGCATGGGTGGCCTGAATGAAGTGCTGGCTGTGCTGCTGATTGCCGCCAAATACAATCTGCCGGTCTGGCCGCATGCCGGCGGCGTCGGCCTTTGCGAATATGTGCAGCACCTGTCAATGATTGATTATCTGGTTGTGTCAGGCACGAAGGAAGGCCGCGTCATCGAATATGTCGACCATCTGCACGAGCACTTCATCGAGCCCTGCGATATCCGCAACGCCGCCTACATGCCGCCGAAACTGCCGGGCTTCTCCATCGAAATGAAGCCGGAGTCGATCGAGACCTACACCTTCGAGGGATGA
- a CDS encoding L-rhamnose mutarotase, which yields MQRMGMVIGVKPEMIAEYKRLHAAVWPEVLALISDSNIRNYTIFLREPENLLFGYWEYHGTDFSADMAKIAASPKNQEWWSFTIPCQQPLESRRQDEWWAMMEETFHHD from the coding sequence ATGCAGCGTATGGGCATGGTCATAGGTGTCAAACCCGAGATGATCGCGGAATATAAAAGGCTGCACGCTGCCGTCTGGCCGGAAGTTCTGGCGCTCATCAGCGACAGCAACATCCGTAACTATACGATCTTCCTGCGTGAACCGGAAAATCTGCTGTTCGGCTATTGGGAATATCACGGCACGGATTTCAGCGCCGACATGGCGAAGATAGCCGCAAGCCCCAAGAACCAGGAATGGTGGTCTTTCACCATTCCCTGCCAGCAACCGCTCGAAAGCCGCAGGCAAGACGAGTGGTGGGCGATGATGGAAGAAACCTTCCACCACGATTGA
- a CDS encoding mannitol dehydrogenase family protein, with protein sequence MTADTPILQFGTSRFLLAHADLFVSQALDKGEALGHIAIVQTTGNAESLKRVAALNSGAPYPVRIRGISDGKEVDEEIPGKAVARALTAATDWAEVRRLACMAEVILSNTGDRGYELDSADGPGLVADFSVVPKSFPAKLCMLLLERFQSNPEAPLSIFPCELVPRNGERLQHVIRQLADEWQLPAGFAFYLNEKCRFANSLVDRIVSEPIDPVGAVAEPYALWAIERQEGLVLPCAHPAIVLTDDLDHYEKLKLFLLNLGHSYLAERWMQDARANDETVRQAMGDDALVTDLETLWRDEVLPVFAAEGMGDEAEVYISVLRERLRNPFLAHRLADIAGNHDEKKRRRFIPIIAAAERLGLNLPQHGLRAALATIKQ encoded by the coding sequence ATGACAGCTGACACGCCCATTCTGCAATTTGGCACCAGCCGTTTTCTTCTGGCGCATGCGGATCTGTTCGTTTCGCAGGCGCTGGATAAAGGCGAGGCTCTCGGGCATATCGCTATTGTTCAGACGACCGGCAATGCGGAAAGCCTGAAGCGTGTTGCCGCACTGAATAGCGGCGCGCCCTACCCTGTGCGCATTCGCGGTATCAGCGATGGGAAGGAAGTGGACGAGGAAATTCCGGGTAAGGCCGTCGCGCGCGCGCTGACCGCCGCGACCGACTGGGCCGAGGTGCGGCGTCTCGCCTGCATGGCCGAGGTCATTCTGTCCAATACGGGTGATCGCGGTTATGAGCTGGATTCCGCTGACGGGCCTGGGCTTGTGGCCGATTTTTCGGTGGTGCCGAAAAGCTTTCCGGCGAAACTCTGCATGTTGCTGCTGGAGCGTTTTCAGAGCAATCCGGAGGCGCCTTTGTCGATCTTCCCCTGCGAACTTGTGCCGCGCAATGGCGAAAGGCTGCAGCACGTCATTCGCCAGCTTGCAGACGAGTGGCAGTTGCCGGCGGGGTTTGCCTTTTATCTCAACGAGAAATGCCGTTTCGCCAATAGTCTGGTCGACCGTATCGTCTCCGAGCCTATCGATCCAGTTGGTGCGGTGGCGGAGCCCTATGCGCTCTGGGCGATCGAGAGGCAGGAAGGGCTCGTTTTGCCATGCGCTCACCCTGCGATCGTGCTGACGGATGATCTCGACCACTACGAAAAGCTGAAGCTTTTTCTGCTCAATCTCGGCCACTCCTATCTGGCGGAGCGCTGGATGCAGGATGCGCGTGCGAATGACGAGACAGTGCGTCAGGCAATGGGCGACGACGCTCTCGTTACGGATCTGGAAACGCTCTGGCGGGACGAGGTTCTGCCGGTCTTTGCTGCCGAAGGCATGGGAGATGAGGCTGAGGTCTATATCAGTGTGTTGCGCGAACGTTTGCGCAATCCTTTTCTCGCGCATCGGCTGGCCGATATCGCCGGTAACCACGATGAAAAGAAGCGTCGTCGATTCATCCCGATCATTGCTGCTGCAGAACGGCTGGGATTGAACCTGCCGCAACACGGGCTGCGCGCAGCGCTCGCTACCATCAAGCAATAA
- a CDS encoding zinc-binding alcohol dehydrogenase family protein — protein MLAIFCDTPGQLTAKDLPKPVRGEGEVLVRIRRIGVCGTDLHIFTGNQPYLSYPRIMGHELSGTVEEAPDGSPLSAGDVVTVIPYISCGKCSACLKGKSNCCRNIGVLGVHRDGGMVEYLSVPQQFVLKAEGLSLDQAAMTEFLAIGAHAVRRGAVEKGQKVLIVGAGPIGMAVAVFAVLDGGEVTMIDGRTDRLDFCREHLGVAHTVTLGEGDKDRLSDITGGDFFDAVFDATGNPKAMERGFSFVGHGGSYVLVSIVASDISFNDPEFHKRETTLLGSRNATLQDFERVLQALRDGKVPEALITHRMTLADVPSKFSQLTDPKAGVIKGMVEVA, from the coding sequence ATGCTGGCGATTTTCTGTGACACTCCCGGTCAACTTACCGCCAAGGATTTACCGAAACCTGTACGCGGTGAAGGTGAAGTGCTGGTGCGCATTCGCCGCATAGGCGTCTGCGGTACGGATCTGCACATCTTCACTGGCAACCAGCCCTATCTTTCCTACCCGCGCATCATGGGCCACGAGCTTTCCGGCACCGTGGAAGAAGCACCTGATGGCAGTCCTCTTTCCGCTGGCGACGTGGTCACCGTCATTCCCTATATCTCCTGCGGAAAATGCAGCGCCTGCCTGAAAGGCAAGAGCAATTGCTGCCGCAATATTGGTGTCCTCGGCGTTCATCGCGATGGCGGCATGGTGGAATATTTGAGCGTTCCGCAGCAATTCGTGCTGAAGGCGGAGGGGTTGAGCCTCGATCAGGCGGCCATGACCGAATTTCTGGCCATCGGCGCGCATGCCGTGCGCCGCGGCGCGGTCGAGAAGGGGCAGAAGGTCCTGATCGTCGGCGCCGGTCCTATCGGCATGGCGGTTGCGGTTTTTGCGGTTCTCGATGGTGGCGAGGTGACCATGATCGACGGGCGCACCGATCGGCTGGATTTCTGCAGGGAGCATCTCGGCGTCGCCCATACGGTAACGCTCGGTGAAGGTGATAAGGACCGCCTCTCTGATATTACCGGCGGTGATTTCTTCGATGCGGTTTTTGATGCGACGGGCAATCCGAAGGCCATGGAACGCGGGTTTTCCTTCGTCGGGCACGGCGGCTCCTATGTGCTGGTATCCATCGTCGCCAGCGATATCAGCTTCAACGATCCGGAGTTTCACAAGCGCGAAACGACGCTGCTGGGCAGCCGAAATGCAACGCTTCAGGATTTCGAGCGGGTGTTGCAGGCGCTGCGGGACGGGAAGGTACCGGAAGCACTGATTACCCACCGCATGACGCTTGCCGATGTGCCTTCCAAATTCTCTCAGCTGACCGATCCGAAAGCCGGAGTGATCAAAGGCATGGTGGAGGTCGCATGA
- a CDS encoding amidohydrolase family protein translates to MLIDAHQHFWLMKDRAGQWPPPALAAIYRDFLPADLSPLLAEAGVSGTVLVQTMETAADTDFMLELADKTGFIKGVVGWVDMKSPDAATEIARRAKHSAFRGVRPMLQGIEDVAWIDDPALDTAVDALVKHGLVFDALVLPPNLPHLLSFARRHPQLPVVIDHGAKPLIATGHYSGWRSDMAALAALPNVHCKLSGLLTERGDQRPEAVRPYAETILELFGANRVIFGSDWPVLRLAGDYQVWLDFCRDIVPAEDYAAVFGGNAIRFYSLSDR, encoded by the coding sequence ATGCTCATAGACGCCCACCAGCATTTCTGGCTGATGAAGGATCGCGCCGGGCAATGGCCGCCGCCGGCGCTCGCCGCCATCTACCGGGATTTTCTTCCGGCCGATCTGTCGCCGTTGCTGGCTGAGGCAGGGGTTTCGGGAACAGTGCTAGTGCAGACAATGGAGACTGCCGCCGATACGGATTTCATGCTGGAGCTGGCGGATAAGACAGGTTTCATCAAAGGTGTGGTTGGCTGGGTGGACATGAAGTCCCCCGATGCGGCGACGGAAATTGCCCGCCGGGCAAAACATTCGGCCTTCAGGGGCGTACGCCCCATGCTGCAGGGCATTGAGGATGTGGCCTGGATCGACGATCCGGCGCTGGATACCGCTGTGGACGCGCTGGTGAAACACGGGCTTGTGTTTGATGCGCTGGTCCTGCCGCCAAATCTGCCGCATCTCCTGTCTTTCGCCCGCCGCCATCCGCAACTGCCTGTTGTCATCGATCATGGTGCGAAGCCGTTGATCGCCACAGGTCATTATAGCGGCTGGCGGAGCGACATGGCGGCTCTGGCTGCCCTACCCAATGTCCATTGCAAGCTTTCTGGTCTGTTGACCGAGCGCGGTGATCAGCGGCCGGAAGCGGTGCGACCCTATGCGGAAACCATTCTGGAACTCTTCGGCGCAAACCGCGTGATCTTCGGCAGCGACTGGCCGGTGTTGCGACTGGCCGGCGATTACCAGGTCTGGCTGGATTTCTGCCGCGATATCGTGCCGGCAGAGGACTATGCGGCAGTTTTTGGCGGCAACGCCATCCGTTTTTATTCCCTTTCTGACAGGTGA
- a CDS encoding aldo/keto reductase, protein MKVSDTRKLPRRAVDVTVMGLGCAQMGNLYRVTPYEESKGAFDTAWESGMRYFDTAPFYGYTRSERRLGTMVTEHERNEYTLSTKVGRVMVPDETVGPEEDAYIAPLPFRPVYDYSYDGILRSFEASQQRLGVLKPDILYVHDIGSFTHGEKHRHYWEQLTTGGGFRALGKLREEGSTGAVGLGVNEWQIVSDAMDVFDIDVAMLAGRYTLLEQQSLVFMNRCAESGVGIVVAGAFNSGILAGNRKFNYADAPADILTRVDALQGVCEELSVSLQAAALQFPLAHPASVTVVSGARNAQQLASNIEWFEQSIPDEFWSELHRRGLIAEGSPVPGGKA, encoded by the coding sequence ATGAAAGTCTCCGACACACGTAAATTGCCGCGCCGCGCCGTCGACGTCACGGTCATGGGCCTCGGCTGCGCCCAGATGGGCAATCTCTACCGCGTCACGCCCTATGAGGAGTCCAAAGGTGCGTTCGACACGGCATGGGAAAGCGGCATGCGTTATTTCGATACCGCGCCCTTTTACGGTTATACGCGGTCGGAGCGTCGTCTCGGCACCATGGTAACGGAGCATGAGCGGAACGAATATACGCTCAGCACCAAGGTCGGCCGTGTGATGGTTCCTGACGAGACCGTCGGTCCGGAGGAGGATGCCTATATAGCGCCGCTGCCGTTCCGCCCGGTCTATGATTATTCCTATGACGGTATCCTGCGCTCCTTCGAGGCAAGCCAGCAGCGGCTGGGCGTTCTGAAGCCGGATATTCTTTACGTGCATGATATCGGCTCCTTCACCCACGGCGAAAAGCACCGGCATTACTGGGAGCAGCTGACCACTGGCGGCGGCTTCCGGGCGCTTGGCAAACTGCGCGAAGAAGGGTCGACCGGAGCTGTTGGGCTTGGCGTTAACGAATGGCAGATCGTCAGCGACGCCATGGATGTCTTCGATATAGACGTCGCCATGCTTGCTGGTCGCTATACGCTCCTGGAACAGCAGAGCCTTGTCTTCATGAACCGCTGCGCTGAAAGCGGTGTCGGCATCGTTGTCGCTGGTGCGTTCAACTCAGGCATTCTGGCTGGTAACCGCAAGTTCAACTATGCCGATGCGCCTGCCGATATCCTTACGCGCGTCGATGCGCTGCAGGGCGTGTGCGAGGAGTTGAGCGTGTCGTTGCAGGCGGCTGCGCTGCAGTTTCCGCTCGCCCATCCGGCTTCAGTCACGGTCGTGTCAGGCGCGCGCAACGCGCAACAGCTTGCCTCCAATATCGAATGGTTCGAACAGTCGATTCCAGATGAATTCTGGTCCGAGCTGCACAGGCGCGGCCTGATTGCCGAAGGTTCGCCCGTGCCCGGCGGAAAGGCCTGA